A portion of the Lampris incognitus isolate fLamInc1 chromosome 9, fLamInc1.hap2, whole genome shotgun sequence genome contains these proteins:
- the colec10 gene encoding collectin-10, producing the protein MEGGFNRKLLVLSLFPALFHYLCSSTDMCTNTILPGSKGDQGEVGQEGDQGRLGKSGPPGPPGAPGEIGFKGEVGHTGKMGPTGDTGEKGDSGLAGPTGLKGKAGTTCDCSRYRKVVGELDVNVGKLKNTVKFVKNVILGLRETEERYYLLVKEPRRFREALMNCKLRGGNLAMPKTRGTNRLIADYISHAGLTRVYIGLQAQGKDMDGARGYVYADSTLLHGFAAWSHGEEIIPSTSPPTNSSCVELLSTGTWGHTECDVTMFYICEFPKSRRRGGGGERGRAVPVLT; encoded by the exons ATGGAAGGGGGATTCAATAGAAAACTGCTGGTACTTTCTCTGTTTCCAGCTCTGTTCCATTACCTTTGCTCTTCTACAGATATGTGCACAAATACCATCTTACCTGGATCGAAAG GAGACCAAGGGGAGGTTGGACAAGAGGGAGATCAGGGGAGATTGGGCAAGTCTGGACCCCCAGGACCTCCAG gaGCCCCAGGAGAGATTGGATTTAAAGGTGAGGTGGGCCACACAGGGAAGATGGGGCCCACTGGCGACACAG GTGAAAAAGGTGATTCAGGCTTGGCTGGACCTACTGGATTAAAAGGGAAAGCAG GCACCACATGTGACTGCAGCAGGTACAGGAAGGTGGTTGGAGAGCTGGACGTCAACGTAGGCAAGCTGAAGAACACTGTGAAATTCGTAAAGAATG TGATCCTAGGATTGAGGGAGACAGAGGAGCGGTACTACCTGTTGGTGAAGGAACCAAGGAGGTTCAGAGAGGCTCTGATGAACTGTAAGCTGAGAGGAGGCAACCTGGCCATGCCCAAGACCAGAGGAACCAACCGTCTCATAGCAGACTACATCAGCCATGCTGGGCTTACTAGAGTTTACATTGGTTTGCAGGCCCAGGGCAAAGACATG GATGGAGCAAGGGGCTATGTGTATGCAGACTCCACGCTGCTGCATGGTTTTGCAGCTTGGAGTCACGGGGAGGAGATAATCCCTAGCACATCTCCTCCAACCAACTCTAGCTGCGTAGAGCTGCTCAGCACAGGGACCTGGGGACACACCGAGTGTGATGTGACAATGTTTTACATCTGCGAGTTCCCCAAAAGcagacgaagaggaggaggaggagaaaggggaaGAGCAGTGCCTGTCTTGACATGA
- the LOC130117730 gene encoding CD209 antigen-like protein C has product MGDGNYMNLVTLTDHFETDGKFDRGFQKPACTTKRTRAIAFGLALLCLVLLAAIIGLVVHYTGVARAHDAAVQYMQTKYENLTHQQDRLQLSYENLTRNRDQMETMYHSVTEDRDALTQERDHLNISVLTLTEELLQLQRQYNTVVASHDSLQKEVNRLHPNTTDKSCPVSWQEFRGSCYYVSTESKTWEKSREDCKKRGADLVIINSREEQNFLSRFYDSIWVGLSDKQSEGKWMWVDGSGLQGEGFWQKGEPNDVESKEDCVEFFRGLGWNDLPCSTTLSWVCEA; this is encoded by the exons ATGGGCGACGGAAACTACATGAATCTGGTGACCCTTACTGATCATTTCGAGACCGATGGAAAGTTTGACAGAGGATTTCAAAAACCAG CGTGCACTACCAAACGGACCAGAGCCATTGCATTTGGTCTGGCATTGCTGTGTCTTGTCCTCCTGGCTGCAATCATAGGCCTGGTGGTCCACT ATACTGGCGTTGCGAGGGCTCACGATGCCGCAGTGCAATACATGCAGACCAAATATGAAAACCTGACTCATCAGCAGGACCGGTTACAGCTCAGCTATGAAAACTTGACCAGAAACAGAGACCAGATGGAGACCATGTACCACTCTGTCACAGAAGACAGGGATGCGCTAACGCAAGAGCGAGACCACTTAAACATCAGCGTCCTCACCCTGACGGAGGAGCTGCTCCAGTTACAGAGGCAATACAACACTGTGGTTGCAAGCCACGATTCCTTACAGAAGGAGGTCAACAGGCTCCATCCCAACACCACAG ATAAGTCTTGCCCAGTATCATGGCAAGAGTTCAGAGGCAGCTGCTACTACGTCTCCACCGAGAGTAAGACCtgggagaagagcagggaggATTGCAAAAAGAGAGGAGCGGACCTGGTGATTATCAACAGCAGAGAGGAACAGAATTTCCTCTCCAGATTTTATGACAGTATCTGGGTCGGCCTGTCTGACAAACAGTCAGAAGGGAAGTGGATGTGGGTGGATGGTTCTGGTCTGCAAGGCGAGGGATTCTGGCAGAAAGGGGAGCCAAATGATGTAGAAAGTAAGGAGGACTGCGTGGAGTTCTTCCGCGGACTGGGATGGAACGACTTGCCGTGCTCCACGACCCTGTCTTGGGTTTGTGAGGCGTGA